The proteins below are encoded in one region of Apium graveolens cultivar Ventura chromosome 4, ASM990537v1, whole genome shotgun sequence:
- the LOC141721765 gene encoding disease resistance protein Roq1-like isoform X2, whose protein sequence is MASTSNLEITAASSSSSSSPPKAWDVFLSFYGDDTRKSFTSHLYAALDQAGILTFRDDPALQKGQEISSGLLDAIRDSKMFVLIISENYARSPWCLKELVDILSCKKTENQVIPVFYYVDPSDVRHQKGSFGDALDYHYQKKRYSPEMIDEWKSALAQVAALSGYHLKKEATENEAETIQKILEDIAPQVSTKVVHVGEELFGIDSAVEEIYQKLQMESNDVRAIGICGMGGIGKTTTAKAFYNKYHPNFDSCCFIENVKQYSQGGSPLLPLIQQLLTVLLELKDYKVTDVVSGIRKLEQILRFKRTLIVLDDLDQSSYSEFLSKHCNLFSAGSRIVFTSRNVHLQNQLKIDLKHVELYMVNELGQEDSLKLFNYHAFGEVTPPASLRELSVGFVTYAGGLPLALKVLGSSLRGRTNDKVFWKGKLEEVKKIPENKIMEILQLSYKELDENAKSIFCDIAFFFVGKFKYEADIVFRSCDYSPEVGIPELLERCLLTIDRSGVLGMHDLIQDMGREVSKGKHLFLQENAGEYLQNWKDIEGLVLDLTQSTEKQINTQIFKKLPKLRLLEIHNVDGIKGHFKNSFQELRCIHWNYCPWTRLPSSFRPKKLLSMIMQHSNFKTLWDDAMLFTNLKMINIEYSLNLKTTPNFGNSKSIERLLFSGCESLLKVHPSIRELTGLCVLDLTECINVKVSAETLGQSSALTYLYLSYCSNLTQLPKQLGAMKLLKELDASYTAIEELPDSITQLKKLALLKLDGCKKLKKLPEQIGNMEGLRTFRASYTAIEQLPDSFGDLINLEILDLIGCENLWYLPNSLWKLKLLQVLNLRWCSKLKRLPDKLEKMQCLQQLDASGTDIEEVPDSIGLLSRLRILNLSGCNKLKNLPDSVWNLPSLTVLYILQTDMGRINLPATVNNTKLVSLSLKCDVRVWLPVISSFSCLKSLVLTAGDESLSSTEPFSLSMLHNLQFLALHNCTNFGSSLPDLPLNISVLHLNRHVTLVHLPDLSSLKRLKTLVIESFIGLKSLSSPPHIQLLRIYDCKSLQHLSDVSMLKELSDLSFGHRFMETVPPFR, encoded by the exons ATGGCTTCCACCAGTAATCTTGAAATAACTGCcgcttcctcttcttcatcatcatctccACCCAAGGCCTGGGATGTGTTCTTGAGCTTTTACGGTGACGACACTCGCAAAAGCTTTACTTCACATCTTTACGCTGCTTTGGATCAAGCTGGAATTTTAACCTTCCGAGACGATCCTGCTCTTCAAAAGGGCCAAGAAATTTCATCCGGGCTGCTAGATGCAATCAGAGATTCAAAGATGTTTGTCCTCATTATTTCCGAGAACTATGCTCGTTCCCCGTGGTGCCTTAAAGAGCTCGTCGATATTCTTAGTTGCAAGAAAACTGAGAATCAGGTTATTCCCGTTTTTTACTATGTCGATCCATCAGATGTCCGTCACCAAAAAGGGAGTTTTGGAGACGCACTTGATTATCATTATCAGAAGAAGCGTTACTCTCCTGAGATGATAGACGAGTGGAAATCAGCTCTTGCTCAAGTCGCTGCGCTATCAGGGTACCATCTTAAAAAAGAAGCAACTGA GAATGAAGCGGAAACTATCCAAAAGATTCTAGAGGACATCGCACCACAAGTATCTACAAAGGTCGTACATGTTGGAGAAGAACTGTTTGGGATAGATTCTGCTGTAGAAGAAATATATCAGAAGCTGCAGATGGAATCAAATGATGTACGTGCCATTGGGATCTGTGGGATGGGCGGAATTGGCAAAACTACTACTGCCAAAGCTTTCTACAACAAATATCATCCCAATTTTGATAGTTGCTGCTTTATTGAAAATGTCAAACAATATTCACAGGGAGGTAGTCCTCTACTTCCCTTAATTCAGCAACTACTGACTGTGCTTCTCGAACTCAAGGATTATAAGGTCACTGATGTCGTCAGTGGAATTAGAAAATTGGAACAAATCCTCCGTTTCAAGAGAACACTCATAGTTCTCGATGATTTGGACCAATCAAGCTACTCAGAATTTCTATCAAAGCACTGCAATTTGTTTTCAGCAGGAAGTAGAATTGTTTTTACGTCAAGAAATGTACACCTACAAAATCAGTTAAAAATTGATTTAAAACATGTAGAGCTATAcatggtgaatgaattgggacAAGAAGATTCTTTGAAGCTATTTAATTATCACGCTTTCGGAGAAGTAACACCGCCCGCAAGTTTAAGAGAGCTCTCAGTTGGCTTTGTAACTTATGCTGGAGGTCTTCCGCTGGCTCTGAAAGTGTTGGGTTCTTCTTTGCGAGGTAGAACCAATGATAAGGTATTCTGGAAAGGCAAACTTGAGGAAGTTAAAAAAATTCCAGAGAACAAGATAATGGAAATTCTTCAACTGAGCTACAAGGAGTTGGATGAGAACGCAAAATCAATATTTTGCGATattgcattcttctttgttggaAAGTTCAAATATGAGGCTGATATCGTATTTAGATCTTGTGATTACTCTCCAGAAGTTGGTATACCGGAACTATTGGAAAGATGTCTACTTACGATTGATAGATCCGGTGTACTTGGGATGCATGATCTTATACAAGATATGGGAAGGGAAGTTTCAAAGGGTAAACACTTATTCTTGCAAGAAAATGCAGGGGAGTATTTGCAGAATTGGAAG GATATTGAAGGTCTCGTCTTAGATCTAACTCAATCAACGGAAAAACAAATCAATACCCAAATATTTAAGAAACTACCCAAATTGAGATTACTTGAAATACATAATGTTGACGGCATTAAAGGACATTTTAAAAATTCATTTCAAGAATTAAGATGCATCCATTGGAATTATTGTCCGTGGACACGGTTGCCTTCGAGTTTTCGACCAAAAAAGTTGCTATCCATGATTATGCAACATAGCAATTTCAAGACGTTATGGGATGATGCAATG CTTTTCACAAATCTGAAGATGATAAATATCGAATACTCTCTAAACTTGAAAACAACTCCCAACTTTGGAAATTCAAAATCTATTGAGAGGTTATTATTTAGTGGTTGTGAGAGCTTGCTAAAAGTCCACCCATCAATTAGAGAGTTGACTGGTTTGTGTGTTTTGGATTTGACGGAATGCATTAACGTGAAAGTATCGGCTGAAACACTGGGTCAGTCAAGTGCATTGACCTATTTGTATTTGAGTTATTGTAGCAATTTAACACAATTGCCAAAGCAATTGGGTGCTATGAAATTGTTGAAGGAGCTTGATGCAAGTTACACCGCTATTGAGGAACTGCCAGATTCAATTACTCAACTCAAGAAATTGGCTTTGTTGAAATTGGACGGTTGCAAGAAGCTTAAAAAGCTACCAGAACAGATTGGGAATATGGAAGGCTTAAGGACATTTCGTGCAAGTTATACTGCAATCGAACAACTTCCAGATTCGTTTGGAGATCTCATTAATTTGGAGATACTGGATTTGATTGGCTGCGAAAATCTTTGGTATCTTCCAAATAGCTTATGGAAGCTCAAGTTGCTTCAAGTACTAAATCTGCGGTGGTGTTCAAAGCTGAAGCGATTGCCTGATAAATTGGAGAAGATGCAATGTTTACAACAGCTGGATGCATCCGGAACAGACATCGAAGAAGTACCAGATTCAATAGGACTACTGAGTAGGTTAAGAATATTGAATTTGTCTGGCTGCAACAAGCTTAAAAATCTGCCAGATAGTGTATGGAATCTTCCATCACTTACTGTATTATATATTTTACAAACGGACATGGGTAGAATTAATCTGCCTGCTACAGTGAACAATACAAAGTTGGTAAGTTTGTCTCTGAAGTGTGATGTAAGAGTATGGCTGCCTGTGATTTCAAGTTTCTCTTGTTTGAAAAGTTTAGTTCTTACTGCTGGGGATGAGAGTTTATCTTCAACCGAACCATTCAGTCTCTCTATGCTTCACAACCTACAGTTTCTAGCATTGCATAACTGTACAAATTTCGGGTCATCGCTTCCGGATCTTCCTCTTAATATATCAGTCTTACACCTAAATCGGCATGTAACACTAGTACATCTACCCGATTTATCAAGCTTGAAAAGGTTGAAGACGTTGGTGATAGAGAGTTTCATCGGCCTTAAATCACTTTCATCACCTCCTCATATTCAATTACTTAGAATTTATGATTGCAAAAGCCTACAACATCTATCAGACGTGTCAATGCTGAAGGAATtgagtgatttgagttttg GACATAGGTTTATGGAAACAGTTCCTCCCTTCCGATAA
- the LOC141721765 gene encoding disease resistance protein Roq1-like isoform X1, translated as MASTSNLEITAASSSSSSSPPKAWDVFLSFYGDDTRKSFTSHLYAALDQAGILTFRDDPALQKGQEISSGLLDAIRDSKMFVLIISENYARSPWCLKELVDILSCKKTENQVIPVFYYVDPSDVRHQKGSFGDALDYHYQKKRYSPEMIDEWKSALAQVAALSGYHLKKEATENEAETIQKILEDIAPQVSTKVVHVGEELFGIDSAVEEIYQKLQMESNDVRAIGICGMGGIGKTTTAKAFYNKYHPNFDSCCFIENVKQYSQGGSPLLPLIQQLLTVLLELKDYKVTDVVSGIRKLEQILRFKRTLIVLDDLDQSSYSEFLSKHCNLFSAGSRIVFTSRNVHLQNQLKIDLKHVELYMVNELGQEDSLKLFNYHAFGEVTPPASLRELSVGFVTYAGGLPLALKVLGSSLRGRTNDKVFWKGKLEEVKKIPENKIMEILQLSYKELDENAKSIFCDIAFFFVGKFKYEADIVFRSCDYSPEVGIPELLERCLLTIDRSGVLGMHDLIQDMGREVSKGKHLFLQENAGEYLQNWKDIEGLVLDLTQSTEKQINTQIFKKLPKLRLLEIHNVDGIKGHFKNSFQELRCIHWNYCPWTRLPSSFRPKKLLSMIMQHSNFKTLWDDAMLFTNLKMINIEYSLNLKTTPNFGNSKSIERLLFSGCESLLKVHPSIRELTGLCVLDLTECINVKVSAETLGQSSALTYLYLSYCSNLTQLPKQLGAMKLLKELDASYTAIEELPDSITQLKKLALLKLDGCKKLKKLPEQIGNMEGLRTFRASYTAIEQLPDSFGDLINLEILDLIGCENLWYLPNSLWKLKLLQVLNLRWCSKLKRLPDKLEKMQCLQQLDASGTDIEEVPDSIGLLSRLRILNLSGCNKLKNLPDSVWNLPSLTVLYILQTDMGRINLPATVNNTKLVSLSLKCDVRVWLPVISSFSCLKSLVLTAGDESLSSTEPFSLSMLHNLQFLALHNCTNFGSSLPDLPLNISVLHLNRHVTLVHLPDLSSLKRLKTLVIESFIGLKSLSSPPHIQLLRIYDCKSLQHLSDVSMLKELSDLSFGIFTIPKPAVSSFLNDIGLWKQFLPSDKVELPKIAEWISYKSTGRSVCIVDIPTMPADNFLGLALSILFRSGTGKFNFSIKAVVTNQTNGTTKSCLIPVYGSSRGGEVSYVAKCIRGDEISIRSRDRIQIVLQRQTFSLDAKVELLGAHVIQRTLSTPDFPSALNNLIKLSKINFLRS; from the exons ATGGCTTCCACCAGTAATCTTGAAATAACTGCcgcttcctcttcttcatcatcatctccACCCAAGGCCTGGGATGTGTTCTTGAGCTTTTACGGTGACGACACTCGCAAAAGCTTTACTTCACATCTTTACGCTGCTTTGGATCAAGCTGGAATTTTAACCTTCCGAGACGATCCTGCTCTTCAAAAGGGCCAAGAAATTTCATCCGGGCTGCTAGATGCAATCAGAGATTCAAAGATGTTTGTCCTCATTATTTCCGAGAACTATGCTCGTTCCCCGTGGTGCCTTAAAGAGCTCGTCGATATTCTTAGTTGCAAGAAAACTGAGAATCAGGTTATTCCCGTTTTTTACTATGTCGATCCATCAGATGTCCGTCACCAAAAAGGGAGTTTTGGAGACGCACTTGATTATCATTATCAGAAGAAGCGTTACTCTCCTGAGATGATAGACGAGTGGAAATCAGCTCTTGCTCAAGTCGCTGCGCTATCAGGGTACCATCTTAAAAAAGAAGCAACTGA GAATGAAGCGGAAACTATCCAAAAGATTCTAGAGGACATCGCACCACAAGTATCTACAAAGGTCGTACATGTTGGAGAAGAACTGTTTGGGATAGATTCTGCTGTAGAAGAAATATATCAGAAGCTGCAGATGGAATCAAATGATGTACGTGCCATTGGGATCTGTGGGATGGGCGGAATTGGCAAAACTACTACTGCCAAAGCTTTCTACAACAAATATCATCCCAATTTTGATAGTTGCTGCTTTATTGAAAATGTCAAACAATATTCACAGGGAGGTAGTCCTCTACTTCCCTTAATTCAGCAACTACTGACTGTGCTTCTCGAACTCAAGGATTATAAGGTCACTGATGTCGTCAGTGGAATTAGAAAATTGGAACAAATCCTCCGTTTCAAGAGAACACTCATAGTTCTCGATGATTTGGACCAATCAAGCTACTCAGAATTTCTATCAAAGCACTGCAATTTGTTTTCAGCAGGAAGTAGAATTGTTTTTACGTCAAGAAATGTACACCTACAAAATCAGTTAAAAATTGATTTAAAACATGTAGAGCTATAcatggtgaatgaattgggacAAGAAGATTCTTTGAAGCTATTTAATTATCACGCTTTCGGAGAAGTAACACCGCCCGCAAGTTTAAGAGAGCTCTCAGTTGGCTTTGTAACTTATGCTGGAGGTCTTCCGCTGGCTCTGAAAGTGTTGGGTTCTTCTTTGCGAGGTAGAACCAATGATAAGGTATTCTGGAAAGGCAAACTTGAGGAAGTTAAAAAAATTCCAGAGAACAAGATAATGGAAATTCTTCAACTGAGCTACAAGGAGTTGGATGAGAACGCAAAATCAATATTTTGCGATattgcattcttctttgttggaAAGTTCAAATATGAGGCTGATATCGTATTTAGATCTTGTGATTACTCTCCAGAAGTTGGTATACCGGAACTATTGGAAAGATGTCTACTTACGATTGATAGATCCGGTGTACTTGGGATGCATGATCTTATACAAGATATGGGAAGGGAAGTTTCAAAGGGTAAACACTTATTCTTGCAAGAAAATGCAGGGGAGTATTTGCAGAATTGGAAG GATATTGAAGGTCTCGTCTTAGATCTAACTCAATCAACGGAAAAACAAATCAATACCCAAATATTTAAGAAACTACCCAAATTGAGATTACTTGAAATACATAATGTTGACGGCATTAAAGGACATTTTAAAAATTCATTTCAAGAATTAAGATGCATCCATTGGAATTATTGTCCGTGGACACGGTTGCCTTCGAGTTTTCGACCAAAAAAGTTGCTATCCATGATTATGCAACATAGCAATTTCAAGACGTTATGGGATGATGCAATG CTTTTCACAAATCTGAAGATGATAAATATCGAATACTCTCTAAACTTGAAAACAACTCCCAACTTTGGAAATTCAAAATCTATTGAGAGGTTATTATTTAGTGGTTGTGAGAGCTTGCTAAAAGTCCACCCATCAATTAGAGAGTTGACTGGTTTGTGTGTTTTGGATTTGACGGAATGCATTAACGTGAAAGTATCGGCTGAAACACTGGGTCAGTCAAGTGCATTGACCTATTTGTATTTGAGTTATTGTAGCAATTTAACACAATTGCCAAAGCAATTGGGTGCTATGAAATTGTTGAAGGAGCTTGATGCAAGTTACACCGCTATTGAGGAACTGCCAGATTCAATTACTCAACTCAAGAAATTGGCTTTGTTGAAATTGGACGGTTGCAAGAAGCTTAAAAAGCTACCAGAACAGATTGGGAATATGGAAGGCTTAAGGACATTTCGTGCAAGTTATACTGCAATCGAACAACTTCCAGATTCGTTTGGAGATCTCATTAATTTGGAGATACTGGATTTGATTGGCTGCGAAAATCTTTGGTATCTTCCAAATAGCTTATGGAAGCTCAAGTTGCTTCAAGTACTAAATCTGCGGTGGTGTTCAAAGCTGAAGCGATTGCCTGATAAATTGGAGAAGATGCAATGTTTACAACAGCTGGATGCATCCGGAACAGACATCGAAGAAGTACCAGATTCAATAGGACTACTGAGTAGGTTAAGAATATTGAATTTGTCTGGCTGCAACAAGCTTAAAAATCTGCCAGATAGTGTATGGAATCTTCCATCACTTACTGTATTATATATTTTACAAACGGACATGGGTAGAATTAATCTGCCTGCTACAGTGAACAATACAAAGTTGGTAAGTTTGTCTCTGAAGTGTGATGTAAGAGTATGGCTGCCTGTGATTTCAAGTTTCTCTTGTTTGAAAAGTTTAGTTCTTACTGCTGGGGATGAGAGTTTATCTTCAACCGAACCATTCAGTCTCTCTATGCTTCACAACCTACAGTTTCTAGCATTGCATAACTGTACAAATTTCGGGTCATCGCTTCCGGATCTTCCTCTTAATATATCAGTCTTACACCTAAATCGGCATGTAACACTAGTACATCTACCCGATTTATCAAGCTTGAAAAGGTTGAAGACGTTGGTGATAGAGAGTTTCATCGGCCTTAAATCACTTTCATCACCTCCTCATATTCAATTACTTAGAATTTATGATTGCAAAAGCCTACAACATCTATCAGACGTGTCAATGCTGAAGGAATtgagtgatttgagttttggtaTATTTACCATTCCGAAACCAGCTGTTTCGAGTTTTCTTAAT GACATAGGTTTATGGAAACAGTTCCTCCCTTCCGATAAAGTTGAGCTACCTAAGATTGCAGAATGGATCAGCTATAAAAGCACTGGGCGTTCAGTCTGTATTGTGGATATCCCTACAATGCCGGCAGATAACTTCTTAGGTCTTGCTCTCTCGATTCTTTTTAGGAGCGGAACTGGTAAATTTAATTTTAGCATAAAAGCTGTTGTTACCAATCAAACAAATGGTACAACAAAGTCCTGTCTGATTCCTGTATATGGCAGCAGTCGAGGGGGTGAAGTAAGTTATGTGGCAAAATGCATAAGAGGAGATGAAATCTCAATTAGAAGTAGAGATAGAATTCAGATTGTACTACAAAGACAAACATTTAGTCTTGATGCGAAGGTAGAGCTGTTAGGCGCCCATGTGATACAAAGAACACTCTCCACCCCTGATTTCCCCTCTGCTCTCAACAACTTGATAAAACTTTCTAAGATAAACTTTCTAAGAAGCTGA